One genomic segment of Pandoraea sputorum includes these proteins:
- a CDS encoding non-ribosomal peptide synthetase, which produces MRCKRCSGRTQLMAQFMGNLSMADTKDDIQTTLARLAPAQRQAMIALLERKGVDVREHLPLDGWVSRAPGEDVERVAASFAQQRMWTLLQLDERHDTYHITGAVQLDGDLNTAALAQAFAAAVARHAALRTTFDVAHGKLMQHVHARVDVPLDIVSLAAGATETDVRDAVADVSRRAFDLALGPLVRTTLLRVAPSRHVLVLTMHHLISDGGSLDVLIGEIARDYAVVRNGQSPATQTTGPTYADYAIWQRLRLGGEALAGQLDYWATQLADADDLLALPLDRHRPAQRDAQGGRVAFTLPAPLAECVRALARDARTTPFAVLLASFQALLARYAADESDEDADATTVDVRVGVPVSHRSRTALERVVGCFVNTVVVRARVDLSAGFDVLLAHVRDTLLDAQRHADVPFEQVVERLAPARSLSHSPLFQVMVNHQRRHAASALQLPGVTATVLDGETSQAKFDLDLGIVESPDGTLGGGLGYACDVISSKTAQRICAHWQTLLTALLARSATPLQDLPLADTDELAAIRRWGSPADDAGVIANDTRLLPDMIADHAARRPDAVAVECDDDALTYGELLRRADVLAARLLTNGLTPETRVGVWLPRSTNVFVAMVAVLRAGGAYVPLDVEHPVERVAELCADAGIALVITDEQGLARVPSGVAALDIAEADSVATTAVLPELHPAQLAYVIFTSGSTGQPKGVAVSHGPIAMHCRAIARLFGMTPDFRELHVASLSFDGAHERWLTLLSQGACVVLRGPGQWTPEEICEQIVRRRVTNAGLPTALLRHVAQWVEAHPDAVPPGLIYSCGGEALSRDTLALVMRTLQPARLLNGYGPTETVVTPVNWTVHAGMQSPTPYAPIGSLVGERRAYVLDKRLQPVPVGVSGELYLGGEGVARGYLARPGQSAERFVPDPWGRPGTRMYRTGDRVRWLDDGTLEYLGRRDQQLKVRGFRIEPGEVEAQLLAEAGVREAVVGTAQGPAGVQLVAHVSATPPGGVDATGFGEQLRQALAARLPAYLVPAQILVLDALPKLVNGKLDRKRLPEPVWQSASAQAPRAGVEADIAAIWTQLLGAAQVGRGDNFFSLGGDSIIALQLVSRAREANWRITVRDVFRHQTLAALAAVATPAQTIAGAVAQTAAGEASEIPLLPIQSWFFSEPIPQRDHWNQWVQVDVRDAGRPLDDGILREALQAVAAHHEALQMRYVQSGDGWQQQRASSDALLVALDVVDAADEAQALAAAERAQRGLSLANGPLLRVVLVNLTGGRQRLLLVCHHIVVDGVSWRVLLGDLQRALAQCEAGQPVALADNGTSYGAWATYWRDWATSSEAEQEATFWTNALQGAHNTLPVDATPAEGDRQADAAEVTVALDASATRRLLDAANDRARIHELLVAALAQAVGEWSGAGRVAVCVEGHGREVTEGMPGTEAFDLTRTLGWFTSVYPLAVDVSVSPRETLFALKRMWRAVPRAGLGFGALRYHGSDEVREAMAALPQGRVTFNYLGRVDAGFGEGRFAPSDAPAGAARDACAPLGNWLSVDGAIADGCLRLYWRFSRQRFHEATIAAVAARMQAALGALVTASADAQVTSAADFPLAGLTEAALAALPVPAADLEDAYPLSPMQQGMVFHARLAPDSASYINQLQIRLEGLQADAFAAAWQAAVKRHAILRTSFVWRDGAPPLQLVHREVPQALRLLDWRERVAQQGAGVLTELALEERAQGFDLAVAPLQRVALVRVDDDAWQLIWTLHHVLLDGWSSAQLIGEILQAYLCGTPELAGTAPRFRDYIAWLEQHAPQDGESFWRERLAAFESPTQLHETVLRTTAPTQGHGERTFRVDATSAQAWQRAARSRRLTVNTLVQGAWTLLLQRYTGKRDVCFGVTVSGRPAELPGAERMMGLFINTLPVVQGPSPSEELDGWLHRLQEDNLALREAESTPLYDIQRWVGWPGQALFDSLIVFENYPVDRALRAQGAQALRFGGIVNVETTHYPLTIGIASGETIDVRMSYDRQHFDDGAVERLWTQLHDLLAQLCAPQTAGAPRAVRVADVVLHDTDAVWPTQRGPRRTFDVTTTVDRTIAAFATSQPEAIAVTDGEHSLTYAELDAQANRVAHALLRRGVTAEDRVGIALTRRVELIVAILGVLKAGAAYVPLDPAYPDERLGYVVQDADIKVVVTDAALGAPVWLPTDSVSIDALSRDATLPSTSPEVRIHVDQLAYVIYTSGSTGRPKGVQVAHRQLMRLLQSTQEWFGFGPDDVWTMFHSYAFDVSVWEIFGALSHGGRLVVVPYYTSREPQALWAMIEQQRVTVLCQTPSAFYQILAALPPDASQTPLRHIVLAGEALTPRRLAPWWSHFGTQTRVINMYGPTETTVYVSYGVVTPEAAEAGIGQSPIGEALPDIGWRVLDASLAEVPMGVPGDLYVGGDGLARGYLGRPALSAERFVPDPWGPAGARMYQTGDRVQRLPDGTLDYLGRGDQQVKLRGFRIEPGEIEAQLLAHAEVSDATVLVRGEGADEQLVAYVVASAEDEGLWERLREHLATRVPVFMLPGQWLRLDALPLTPNGKLDRRALPAPQAAAARFVPPEAGVETDVAQVWQSVLGVERVGRHDNFFALGGHSLLATQMVARLQAASGRPVALRQLFETPVLSDFCAVWAAEAPAALDAQTRNALDDLLGDLEADAA; this is translated from the coding sequence ATGCGCTGCAAGCGCTGCTCGGGCCGGACGCAACTCATGGCGCAATTCATGGGCAATCTAAGCATGGCTGATACGAAAGACGACATTCAAACGACGCTCGCCCGTCTGGCCCCGGCGCAACGGCAGGCGATGATCGCGTTGCTCGAACGCAAGGGCGTCGACGTGCGCGAGCACTTGCCGCTCGACGGCTGGGTGTCCCGGGCACCGGGGGAGGACGTCGAGCGCGTCGCGGCCTCGTTCGCGCAGCAGCGCATGTGGACGCTGTTGCAACTGGACGAGCGCCACGATACGTATCACATCACCGGCGCGGTGCAGCTCGATGGCGATCTGAATACCGCCGCGCTGGCGCAAGCCTTCGCCGCTGCCGTGGCACGTCACGCAGCGCTGCGTACGACGTTCGACGTGGCGCACGGCAAGCTTATGCAGCACGTGCATGCGCGCGTCGATGTGCCGCTGGACATCGTGTCGCTGGCCGCAGGGGCTACCGAGACCGACGTTCGCGACGCGGTGGCGGACGTCAGTCGCCGCGCCTTCGACCTGGCGCTGGGCCCGCTCGTGCGCACGACATTGCTGCGCGTGGCGCCTTCTCGTCATGTGCTGGTGCTGACAATGCATCACCTGATCTCCGACGGTGGCTCGCTCGACGTGCTTATCGGCGAGATCGCCCGAGACTACGCCGTCGTGCGCAACGGACAGTCGCCCGCGACGCAGACGACCGGCCCCACCTACGCCGACTACGCCATCTGGCAACGATTGCGGCTGGGCGGCGAAGCGCTGGCCGGGCAACTGGACTACTGGGCGACGCAGCTTGCCGATGCCGACGACTTGCTGGCGTTACCGCTCGACCGTCATCGCCCGGCGCAGCGCGATGCCCAAGGCGGACGCGTTGCGTTCACGCTGCCAGCCCCTCTGGCGGAGTGCGTTCGCGCCCTGGCGCGCGACGCCCGCACCACGCCCTTCGCTGTCTTGCTGGCGTCGTTTCAAGCGCTGCTGGCCCGCTACGCGGCGGATGAGAGCGACGAAGACGCGGATGCCACGACTGTCGACGTGCGTGTCGGTGTGCCGGTGAGTCATCGCAGCCGCACCGCGCTGGAGCGTGTGGTCGGGTGTTTCGTCAACACCGTGGTCGTGCGTGCGCGCGTCGATCTGTCGGCGGGTTTCGACGTCTTGCTCGCGCACGTGCGCGACACGCTGCTCGATGCACAGCGTCACGCGGACGTGCCGTTCGAACAGGTCGTCGAGCGCCTTGCACCCGCGCGCAGTCTTAGCCATAGCCCGTTGTTTCAGGTGATGGTGAACCATCAGCGGCGTCATGCGGCGTCGGCGTTGCAGTTGCCGGGCGTCACCGCGACGGTGCTCGACGGCGAGACCTCGCAGGCAAAGTTCGATCTCGATCTGGGCATCGTGGAGTCGCCGGACGGCACACTTGGCGGCGGGCTGGGCTACGCCTGCGACGTCATCTCGTCGAAAACGGCGCAGCGTATCTGCGCGCACTGGCAGACATTGCTCACCGCGCTCCTCGCGCGCTCGGCAACGCCCTTGCAAGACCTGCCGCTTGCCGATACAGACGAGCTGGCCGCCATCCGCCGCTGGGGCAGTCCTGCGGACGATGCTGGCGTCATAGCGAACGACACGCGCCTGCTGCCGGACATGATTGCGGACCACGCGGCACGTCGCCCGGACGCGGTCGCTGTCGAATGCGATGACGATGCGCTGACCTACGGCGAACTGCTGCGTCGCGCGGACGTGCTCGCGGCGCGCTTGCTCACGAATGGACTGACGCCGGAGACGCGCGTCGGGGTGTGGTTGCCACGCTCGACGAACGTGTTCGTTGCAATGGTTGCGGTGCTGCGCGCAGGCGGGGCCTATGTTCCGCTGGACGTTGAGCATCCTGTCGAGCGCGTCGCCGAGTTATGCGCCGATGCGGGAATTGCGCTGGTGATCACCGACGAGCAAGGGCTCGCACGCGTGCCGTCGGGCGTGGCAGCGCTGGACATTGCCGAGGCCGACTCGGTTGCTACGACCGCCGTGTTGCCTGAACTGCATCCCGCGCAACTGGCCTATGTGATCTTCACGTCCGGCTCGACGGGGCAGCCGAAGGGCGTCGCCGTCTCGCACGGACCGATCGCGATGCATTGCCGCGCCATCGCCAGGCTGTTCGGCATGACGCCGGACTTCCGCGAACTGCATGTGGCGTCGCTCTCGTTCGACGGCGCGCATGAGCGCTGGCTGACGCTGCTGTCGCAGGGCGCGTGCGTGGTGCTGCGCGGCCCGGGTCAATGGACGCCGGAGGAGATCTGCGAGCAGATCGTGCGCCGTCGCGTGACCAACGCCGGGCTACCGACGGCGCTATTGCGTCACGTGGCGCAATGGGTGGAAGCGCATCCGGACGCCGTGCCGCCGGGACTCATCTACTCGTGCGGCGGCGAGGCGCTGTCTCGCGACACGCTGGCGCTCGTCATGCGCACGCTGCAACCGGCGCGGCTGCTCAACGGTTACGGGCCGACGGAGACGGTCGTTACGCCCGTGAACTGGACGGTCCACGCGGGCATGCAGAGCCCGACGCCGTACGCGCCTATCGGCTCGCTCGTCGGCGAGCGTCGGGCGTATGTGCTGGACAAGCGTCTTCAGCCGGTGCCGGTCGGCGTGTCGGGTGAGCTGTATCTCGGCGGTGAAGGCGTGGCGCGCGGGTATCTGGCGCGTCCCGGCCAGAGCGCCGAGCGGTTCGTACCGGACCCGTGGGGCAGACCCGGCACGCGGATGTATCGCACCGGCGACCGTGTCCGCTGGCTGGACGACGGCACGCTGGAGTACCTTGGCCGCCGCGATCAGCAACTCAAGGTGCGCGGTTTTCGCATCGAACCGGGCGAGGTCGAGGCGCAATTGCTGGCGGAGGCGGGCGTGCGCGAAGCCGTCGTCGGCACGGCGCAGGGACCGGCAGGGGTGCAACTCGTGGCGCACGTGAGCGCGACGCCACCGGGCGGTGTCGACGCGACGGGCTTTGGCGAACAGTTGCGACAAGCGCTCGCCGCGCGTCTGCCCGCGTATCTCGTGCCTGCGCAGATTCTGGTGCTCGACGCGCTGCCCAAGCTCGTCAACGGCAAGCTCGATCGCAAGCGTTTGCCCGAGCCGGTGTGGCAGAGCGCGAGCGCGCAAGCGCCGCGCGCCGGAGTCGAAGCGGATATCGCGGCAATCTGGACACAATTGCTCGGGGCGGCGCAAGTCGGCCGGGGCGACAACTTCTTCTCGCTCGGGGGCGACTCGATCATCGCCTTGCAACTGGTGAGCCGGGCCCGCGAGGCGAACTGGCGCATCACGGTGCGCGACGTGTTCCGCCATCAGACGCTCGCAGCGCTGGCCGCTGTGGCGACGCCCGCGCAGACGATTGCGGGTGCCGTAGCGCAGACTGCCGCTGGCGAAGCGAGCGAGATCCCCTTGCTGCCGATCCAGTCGTGGTTCTTCAGCGAGCCGATCCCTCAGCGTGACCATTGGAATCAGTGGGTGCAAGTGGACGTGCGCGACGCGGGACGTCCGCTCGATGACGGCATACTGCGCGAGGCGTTGCAGGCGGTCGCCGCGCATCACGAAGCACTGCAAATGCGCTACGTCCAAAGCGGTGACGGCTGGCAACAACAACGCGCGTCGTCCGACGCTTTGCTCGTCGCACTGGATGTCGTGGACGCCGCCGACGAAGCGCAGGCGCTAGCCGCTGCCGAGCGTGCACAGCGCGGTCTGTCACTGGCAAACGGTCCGTTGCTGCGCGTGGTGCTCGTCAATCTGACGGGGGGACGTCAGCGTCTGCTACTCGTCTGCCATCACATTGTCGTGGACGGTGTGTCGTGGCGCGTGTTGCTGGGCGATTTGCAGCGAGCGCTCGCCCAGTGCGAAGCGGGGCAGCCTGTCGCACTGGCGGACAACGGCACCTCGTACGGCGCCTGGGCGACTTACTGGCGCGATTGGGCGACGTCGTCCGAGGCTGAGCAGGAAGCGACTTTCTGGACGAACGCACTTCAGGGCGCGCACAACACGTTGCCCGTCGACGCCACACCTGCCGAGGGCGACCGTCAGGCGGATGCGGCAGAAGTCACCGTGGCGCTCGACGCGTCAGCCACCCGCCGGTTGCTTGACGCCGCGAACGACCGCGCACGTATCCACGAACTGCTCGTCGCTGCACTCGCGCAGGCTGTCGGGGAGTGGAGCGGGGCGGGGCGTGTGGCCGTATGCGTCGAAGGCCACGGCCGCGAGGTCACAGAGGGCATGCCGGGCACGGAAGCCTTCGATCTGACCCGCACGCTCGGCTGGTTCACATCGGTCTATCCGCTGGCGGTCGACGTTTCGGTGTCGCCGCGCGAAACGCTGTTCGCGCTCAAGCGGATGTGGCGGGCTGTGCCACGTGCCGGGTTGGGATTCGGTGCGTTGCGGTATCACGGCAGTGACGAAGTGCGCGAAGCGATGGCCGCGTTGCCGCAGGGTCGCGTCACGTTCAACTACCTCGGCCGCGTCGACGCGGGCTTCGGCGAAGGGCGATTCGCGCCGAGCGACGCCCCGGCAGGGGCTGCCCGCGACGCCTGTGCACCGCTGGGCAACTGGTTGTCCGTCGACGGGGCGATTGCCGACGGCTGCCTGCGTCTGTACTGGCGATTCTCGCGTCAGCGCTTCCACGAGGCCACGATTGCCGCTGTGGCCGCGCGCATGCAAGCGGCGCTGGGCGCGCTCGTCACGGCCAGCGCAGACGCACAGGTCACAAGCGCGGCCGACTTCCCGCTGGCGGGCCTGACCGAAGCCGCGCTGGCCGCGTTGCCAGTGCCCGCTGCCGATCTCGAAGACGCTTACCCACTTTCCCCAATGCAGCAGGGGATGGTGTTTCATGCGCGTCTTGCGCCGGACAGCGCGTCGTACATCAATCAGCTTCAGATCCGTCTCGAAGGATTGCAGGCCGACGCCTTTGCCGCGGCGTGGCAGGCCGCCGTCAAACGTCATGCGATCCTGCGCACGAGCTTCGTGTGGCGAGACGGCGCGCCGCCGCTGCAACTGGTGCATCGCGAGGTGCCGCAAGCGTTGCGGCTGCTCGACTGGCGCGAGCGGGTGGCCCAGCAGGGCGCGGGCGTGCTGACGGAACTGGCGCTGGAAGAACGCGCACAGGGCTTCGACCTTGCCGTCGCGCCGTTGCAGCGTGTGGCGCTCGTGCGTGTGGACGACGACGCGTGGCAACTGATCTGGACGCTGCATCACGTACTGCTCGATGGCTGGAGTAGCGCACAGTTGATCGGAGAGATCCTTCAGGCGTATCTCTGCGGCACGCCCGAGTTGGCGGGCACCGCGCCGCGCTTTCGCGACTACATCGCGTGGCTTGAGCAGCATGCGCCGCAGGACGGCGAGTCGTTCTGGCGCGAGCGGCTGGCCGCCTTCGAATCGCCCACGCAATTGCATGAGACGGTGCTGCGCACGACGGCCCCGACGCAAGGCCACGGCGAGCGCACGTTCCGGGTCGACGCGACGAGCGCACAGGCGTGGCAGCGCGCCGCGCGCAGTCGCCGTCTGACCGTCAACACGCTGGTGCAAGGTGCGTGGACGCTGCTGCTCCAGCGCTACACGGGCAAGCGCGACGTGTGCTTCGGCGTGACCGTCTCCGGTCGTCCGGCAGAACTGCCGGGGGCCGAACGCATGATGGGGCTCTTCATCAACACGCTGCCGGTGGTTCAGGGCCCGTCGCCTTCGGAAGAACTCGACGGCTGGCTGCACCGTTTGCAGGAAGACAACCTGGCGTTACGCGAGGCCGAGAGCACACCGCTCTACGACATTCAGCGCTGGGTTGGCTGGCCGGGGCAGGCACTGTTCGACTCGCTGATCGTCTTCGAGAACTATCCGGTGGATCGCGCGCTTCGGGCGCAGGGCGCACAGGCGCTGCGCTTCGGCGGCATCGTGAACGTGGAGACCACGCACTACCCGCTCACGATCGGCATCGCGTCGGGCGAGACCATCGATGTGCGCATGAGCTATGACCGTCAGCATTTCGATGACGGTGCGGTGGAGCGCTTGTGGACGCAATTGCACGACCTGCTGGCGCAGTTGTGCGCGCCGCAGACGGCGGGTGCTCCGCGTGCTGTACGTGTTGCGGACGTCGTCTTGCACGATACCGACGCCGTATGGCCGACGCAGCGCGGGCCACGCCGAACGTTCGATGTCACGACGACCGTCGACCGGACGATTGCGGCCTTCGCGACGTCGCAACCGGAAGCCATCGCCGTCACCGATGGCGAGCACTCGCTGACCTATGCGGAGCTCGACGCGCAGGCAAACCGTGTGGCGCACGCGCTACTGCGTCGGGGTGTGACGGCTGAGGATCGTGTCGGCATTGCGCTGACGCGTCGCGTCGAACTGATCGTCGCCATTCTCGGCGTGCTCAAGGCGGGCGCGGCCTACGTGCCGCTCGACCCCGCGTATCCGGACGAACGCCTCGGCTACGTCGTGCAGGACGCCGACATCAAGGTGGTGGTGACGGACGCCGCGCTCGGCGCACCCGTGTGGCTGCCGACGGACAGCGTGAGCATCGATGCGCTGTCGCGCGACGCGACGCTGCCGAGCACGTCGCCCGAAGTGCGTATTCACGTCGACCAACTGGCGTACGTGATTTACACCTCAGGCTCGACGGGCAGACCGAAGGGCGTACAGGTCGCGCATCGCCAGTTGATGCGTCTGCTGCAATCGACGCAGGAATGGTTCGGTTTCGGTCCGGACGACGTCTGGACGATGTTCCACTCGTATGCGTTCGACGTGTCGGTGTGGGAAATCTTCGGTGCGCTGTCTCATGGCGGGCGGCTGGTCGTCGTGCCGTATTACACGAGCCGCGAACCGCAGGCGCTGTGGGCGATGATCGAGCAGCAACGGGTGACGGTGCTGTGTCAGACGCCGTCCGCCTTCTATCAGATTCTTGCGGCGCTGCCGCCGGACGCTTCGCAGACCCCATTGCGCCACATCGTGCTGGCGGGCGAAGCGCTCACACCGCGCAGACTCGCGCCGTGGTGGTCGCACTTCGGCACGCAAACCCGCGTCATCAACATGTACGGGCCGACGGAGACGACCGTCTATGTGAGCTATGGCGTCGTGACACCGGAGGCGGCTGAGGCAGGCATCGGTCAGTCGCCGATTGGCGAGGCGTTGCCGGATATCGGCTGGCGCGTGCTCGACGCGTCGCTCGCCGAGGTGCCGATGGGGGTGCCGGGCGATCTGTACGTCGGTGGCGATGGGTTGGCGCGCGGCTATCTTGGGCGTCCGGCGTTGAGCGCCGAGCGCTTCGTCCCCGATCCGTGGGGGCCTGCCGGTGCGCGTATGTATCAGACGGGCGACCGCGTGCAGCGTCTGCCGGACGGCACGCTCGATTATCTCGGGCGCGGCGATCAGCAGGTCAAGCTGCGGGGCTTTCGCATCGAGCCGGGCGAGATCGAGGCGCAGTTGCTGGCGCACGCGGAAGTCAGCGATGCCACCGTGCTGGTGCGAGGCGAGGGCGCCGACGAGCAACTGGTGGCTTACGTCGTCGCCAGTGCCGAAGACGAGGGACTTTGGGAGCGCCTGCGCGAGCATCTCGCCACGCGCGTGCCGGTGTTCATGCTACCGGGCCAGTGGTTGCGTCTGGACGCGTTGCCGCTCACACCGAACGGCAAGCTCGATCGTCGTGCATTGCCCGCGCCGCAGGCGGCTGCCGCGCGATTTGTCCCGCCAGAGGCCGGTGTGGAGACGGACGTCGCGCAGGTCTGGCAGTCGGTACTCGGCGTCGAGCGCGTGGGGCGTCACGACAACTTCTTCGCGCTGGGCGGCCACTCGCTGCTGGCGACGCAGATGGTGGCGCGCCTGCAAGCGGCGTCTGGGCGTCCGGTGGCGTTGCGTCAGTTGTTCGAAACGCCGGTGCTGTCGGACTTCTGCGCTGTGTGGGCGGCCGAAGCGCCCGCAGCGCTCGATGCGCAGACGCGAAACGCGCTGGACGATCTGCTCGGCGATCTGGAGGCCGATGCGGCTTGA